TCTGATCAGCGACGAGACCATGCGACCCCTCTGGCTGGCCAGTGGCGACCAGCCCGAGCCGCTGAGCCGCTACCCGCGCACTGTGAGCGTTGGCTCGCTCAGCAAGACCGTCTGGGGCGGACTGCGGGTCGGGTGGGTCCGGACCGGTCGGCAACTGCGCAGGCGCATCAACACCTCGGCCCAGCTCAGCGTTGTCTCGCCCAGTGCACTGGACGACCTACTGGCCCAGGCGATCCTCGGCAGGCTCGACCGGGTGATCTCCCGGCGCAAGACGCGGCTGCGAGCCAACCTGCAGGCACTGGAAGCCGGACTGAAGACGCTGGACGGAGTGGCCTGGGCGACGCCGACCGGGGGAATGACGCTGTGGCTGGAGCTGACCGACGTCCGGGCTCGGCGGGTGCTGGACGCGGCGCGCGAGCAGGGACTGCTGCTGGGTGCCGGGGATCTGTTCACGCCCGACGGTACGGACCGGCGGCACATCCGGATCCCGTTCACCGCTCCACCGGCCACACTGCGCCTGGTCGTCGCCCGCCTCGGCGCCGCGCTGGCCCAGGCTCGCTGACGAAGCGCTCAGTCCAGTTGATCTGAGGTGGACTGAAGATCGCCATACCGTTCGACCTACGCTGGGGACGTGTCCAGCGACCAGGAGGATGTAGTGACCGAGACCCAGAACAGCCCGCAGACCGGTACCGCGAAGGTGAAGCGCGGGATGGCCGAGATGCTCAAGGGCGGCGTGATCATGGACGTGGTCACCGCCGAGCAGGCGAAGATCGCCGAGGACGCCGGTGCCGTCGCGGTGATGGCGCTCGAGCGGGTCCCGGCCGACATCCGCGCCCAGGGCGGCGTCTCCCGGATGAGCGACCCCGACATGATCGACTCGATCATCAGCGCGGTCTCGATCCCGGTGATGGCCAAGGCCCGGATCGGTCACTTCGTCGAGGCGCAGGTGTTGCAGAGCCTCGGCGTCGACTACATCGACGAGTCCGAGGTGCTCACCCCGGCCGACTACGCCAACCACATCGACAAGTGGAACTTCACCGTTCCGTTCGTCTGCGGCGCGACCAACCTGGGCGAGGCGCTGCGCCGGATCACCGAGGGCGCGGCGATGATCCGCTCCAAGGGCGAGGCCGGCACCGGTGACGTCTCCAACGCGACCACCCACATGCGCCAGATCCGCCAGGAGCTCCGCAAGCTGCAGAACCTGCCGGAGGACGAGCTGTACGTCGCCGCCAAGGAGTTGCAGGCGCCGTACGAGCTGGTCAAGGAGGTCGCCCAGGCGGGCAAGCTCCCGGTGGTGCTGTTCACCGCCGGCGGGATCGCGACCCCGGCCGACGCCGCGATGATGATGCAGCTCGGCGCCGAGGGCGTGTTCGTCGGCTCCGGCATCTTCAAGTCGGGCAACCCGGCCCAGCGCGCCGAGGCGATCGTCAAGGCCACGACCTTCTACGACGACCCGGACGTGCTCGCGAAGGTCTCCCGCGGCCTGGGCGAGGCCATGGTCGGCATCAACGTCGATGAGATCCCCCAGCCCCACCGCCTCGCCGAGCGCGGCTGGTGATCAAGGCCCACGGCGCCCGTCGGGCGAACCGATGACGGGTGGCGCGGCGGCAGGGTTGGACGAGCGGACCGGACGGGAGCTGCGCGGGCTCGCCCGCGTGCTGGTCCGGTCGGGCTACGCCGACCGTGCCGCCGTCACCGCCGCCCTCACCGAGGCGGTGACGGAGGATGCGCCCAGCGCGGACCCGGCGACGCTGGTTCCGGAGCTGATCGACGAGGCTCTCCAGGCCGTGCGTGAGGACGCGAAGGGCTGGCCTGGTGAGACGGACGTCGACCGGCTGGACGTGGTACTGGGTGAGTTGGAGGCGCTGGGGGTCGTGGTGGTGCGGTACTGCGCCGATCACCACGAGGCGCGGAAGGCGCTGGAGGCAGCGGCGGATCCGAAGGGTCTGGTGTTCTTCACCGACACCGATGTCTGGCACGCGGTCGACTTCGGGATGCTGGAGTTGAAGGTCTGGCACCCGGACACGGCCAATGTCGCACCCGGCGAGCCGCTGCTGGACGACGTACTGGCTCTGCTTCATGAACGTGACCTCCCCGCGGTCTTCGACGAGGGCCGCATCGAGGTCTCCCTGGACTGGCATCGGAGGGTTCGGCTGTGACGGTGATCGGCGTGTTCGCCCTGCAGGGCAATGTCCGCGAGCATCTCGCGATGCTGGCGCAGGTCGGCGTCGAGGCACGCCCGGTACGCCGGCCGTCGGAGCTGGCCGAGGTCGACGGGCTCGTGCTGCCCGGCGGCGAGTCGACCACGATGGACAAGCTTGCCCGCTCGTTCGAGTTGTTCGAGCCGCTGCAGAAGCGGATCGCGGACGGGATGCCGACGTTCGGGACCTGCGCCGGGATGATCATGCTGGCGAACGAGATCACCGGCGGGATCGAGGGCCAGGAGACGCTCGGCGGACTCGACGTGACCGTACGGCGGAACGCCTTCGGGCGGCAGGTGGACTCGTTCGAGGCCGACCTGAAGTTCGCGGCTTTCGACTCGCCGTACCACGCGGTGTTCATCCGGGCACCGTGGGTGGAACGGGTCGGTAGGGACGTCGAAGTACTCTCGACGGTGAGGTCGGGCCCCGCCGAAGGTAGGATCGTCGCGGTTCGCCACGATCGGCTGCTGGCCACGTCGTTCCACCCCGAGATGACGGGTGACGCCCGGCTGCACGGATACTTCGCCGATCTGGTGCGCGACCTCTAAGTCAGCAGCAGGCGGTAGAAGGGTTGGGTTCGCGATGTCAGGCCACTCCAAATGGGCCACCACCAAGCACAAGAAAGCGGTCATCGACTCGAGGCGCGCCAAGCTCTTCGCGAAGCTGATCAAGAACATCGAGGTGGCCGCCCGGACCGGCGGCGGTGATCTGGCCGGCAACCCGACCCTGTACGACGCGGTCCAGAAGGCGAAGAAGTCGTCGGTCCCGAACGACAACATCGACCGCGCGGTCAAGCGTGGCTCCGGCGCCGAGGCCGGTGGCGCGGACTGGCAGTCGATTACGTACGAGGGCTACGGGCCGAACGGCGTCGCGATGCTGATCGAGTGCCTGACCGACAACCGGAACCGGGCCGCGGCCGACGTCCGGACCGCGATGACCCGCAACGGCGGCTCGCTCGCGGACCCGAACAGCGTCGCGTACCTGTTCAACCGCAAGGGCGTCATCGTGCTCGCCAAGGAGCAGGACGGCAAGAAGTTCACCGAGGACGACGTGATGGAGGCCGTCCTGGAGGCCGGCGCCGACGAAGTGAACGACCTCGGCGAGTCCTTCGAGGTGATCAGCGAGGCCTCGGACCTGGTCAAGGTCCGGACCGCGCTGCAGGAGGCCGGGATCGACTACGAGTCGGCCGACGCGTCGTTCGTGCCGTCGATGACGGTCGAGCTGGACGCCGAGGGCGCCGGCAAGATCTTCCGGCTGATCGACGCGCTCGAGGACAGCGACGACGTGCAGAACGTCTACGCCAACTTCGACATCTCCGACGAGGTCATGGAGCAGGTCGGCTGAGCCGACCCTCCGCTTGAACAGCAGGGCGTGTCTGGAAACCAGACACGCCCTGCTGTGCTTCTGTCATGACTTCACGACCGGTACGGCGGTCGCGCTCAGTCCGCCCAGTAGCGGTCGCCCACCAGCCCGAGCTCGCGGAGTCCGACGGCGACCAGGTCGGCATAGACGGTAGCGCCGTACTCCGGCGTGTGCGTGTCGTCCCGCTTCTCGCGGGTGAGGTAGAGCGCCTTGGCCTGCTCAGGACCGAGCCCCTCCACCACTGCTCGGCTCCGGGCCGTCAGATCGATCAGCGGCACGGCCTCGGTCGCCGCGACCGACCGCATCTCCGCAGGCAGGTCCACGCCCAGTCCGTTGACGATCAGCCCGGTCGAGTTGAGCGTGCTCCCGGTGAACCAGCGCCGGACGATCGGCGTCACCAGCACCGGCGACGCCCCACTCGCACGCACGCCCCGCACGATCTCGGTCAGATTGGCCCGGAACTGTTCGGCGGTCGTCTGCTTGTCGTTGTGGCCGAACTGGACCAGTACGACGTCGCCCGGTCGCAACTGAGGCTGCAGACCAGCCCACATCGCCGGCTCGGCCAGGAACGACACCGAGCTCTCACCCGAGCCGGAGTGGTTGACGACCGACAGTCCATGCCGGAACCACTTCGGAAGGCGCTGACCCCACCCGGTGTACGGCGGTGTCTCCTGGTCGGTCACGGTCGAGTCGCCGGCCACGAACAACCGGGGCGTCGCCGAAGCAGCCGACGCCAGACCGATCCCGCTGACCTTCGGCGCCGACCCGGAGAAGGTCAGCGTGAGCCCCGGCGTACCGGGGCCGCCGAAGCCGTTCTGCTGTCCCTCGGGTGACCTGACGTTCACGGTGAACGTACGCCGTACCAGCTCGCCTGCCCCCGTCTCGGTCGAGGCAACCATCAGCCGGCGCGCCTCGGCGTACACCTCGGTCCGAGCAGCCTCGTGCCGGTCGCCGAGCATCACCGTCACGTCGTAGTGACCAGGCGGTACGTCGAAGGTGCACGTGATCGGCTGTACGCCGCTGCAGTGCGAGAGCAACGCGGGGTCGGGATGCGGCGCCGGGCCGAGACCGCCGGCCGCCGCTGGCTGCGTGAAGGTCAGGCCGGCGCAGAGGGCCAGTGCGCCGGCGACGATGCGCGGGGTCATGGGTTCACGATCTGGTCGCCGACCAGGGCCAAGGTCTGGATCGCAGCAAGGCCGTAGAGCGCTGTGGTGTTGGTAGAGACCCACGTGGCGGCCTGTGTCGGGTTGAGCGTCTTGGTGACGGGCTGCGCGCTCCACGGCAGCGTCGGTGCATAGCCGTCGCCGGTGTAGAACTCCTTCCAGGCACGAGCGGCGAGGTCGTCCCGGTTGAGTCGTGCCGCCGCGTAGGCGGTGAGTCGCGCGTGGCCCTGCCGCAGGATGAGGTTGGGGAAGTACGCGCCGCACTCGGCCGTCTGCTCCTCGCGGGTGGCGTTGTAGAGCCGGCAGTACTGCAGCCAGGCCTTCTCGAACGCCGGCAGCTCCACCAGGTCGAGTAGTTCGGCGCAGATCTCCACCTGGCCGAACATCGCGCTCAGGTGCGAGACGTTGACCGTCTTCTCGGTGACCGGCGCGAACCGCCCGGTGTCCAGGTCGTACAGGCCGCTACCCGTCACGAGGCCGTTGGGCATGGCACCGATGGTCTCCATCGTCGCCAGCAACTTGGTCTTCGCCAGTTCGGCCTTCGGCCCGTGGCGTTCCCACTCGGTCAGCCAGGCGGCCGCCAGTCCACTCCAGTCGGTGCCGAGCCCGATCGACAAGGCATGCGGGTCCGGTGTGTACGGCTCGGTGCGGATCTTGCGGAGCGGGTCCAGTACCAGGAAGGTCCGGTCGGAGTCGACCAGTTCGGACAGTAGATCACCGGTGCGTTCGTCGGCCGTGAGGTAGTAGTAGAACCGCCGGTAGATCGCAGTACTGATCCGCTGTTGTTTGGCGCTGTCCGCCCAGTGCTGTACGCCGTGCCGCGTCCCCAGGCCGGCCCACTGGCCGAGGTGGTAGACGTCGACCTCACCAGTGTGTCGCGTCATCGCCTCGGCGAAGCGGAAGATGTCGGCCCGGCCGGACCGCAGGAACGAGTACCAGAGCCACAGATCCGGTGACAGCTCCGAGTTGTCCCACGCGTAGCCGCCCACGTCGTACCGCCAGACCAGCCGGTCCTCGTCGAACGTGTGCATGATGTCGCCGTAGTCCCAGAACCCGTACCAGTGCCGCTGCTCCACCTGGCCGCGGTAGTAGTCGAACAGGAAGTCCAGGTGGTCCTCGATCGCCTTCTTCGCCGGGTGCGAGCGGTCGACCGGCGTGACGAGGCCACCGAACACCTTCGTCGACACCAGTTGGTCCACCGGGTTCACCAGCTGCGGCGGAGTCCGCACCTGGTCGGCCATCGAGCTGAGCCGCTCGGCCGTCGGCGTCGCGGCCAGCGCCCAGAACGTCAACTCGCTGGTCCTGGCGATCCCGTACGGCGTACCGAAGCCCGGCTCGTAGTCCTCGTAGGTGATGTTGAGGCCCTCGAGCTGCTCCGGATAGGTGTCCTCGCCCATGTCGTCGTGGTAGAACCGCGTGTCCATCGCCCCGGCGTCGGGCGACCAGAGCCACACCGTCACCTCGGCTTCGGCGGTGTGCGCGTCGCGGATGTCGAGCTGGGTCGGATGCCGCTGCCAGAAGTCGCGCAACCCGAACGCCAGGCCACCACTGACCCCGCCCACGTAACCGAGACCGGGCGCGCGTTTGCCCTGGTCGACCGCGATCCAGCCGTACCCCTTCTTCGTCCGCTTCTTCACGGTGAAGCCGTCGGCCGACAGCTGGCTCAGCGTGTAGTCGCCCCATTCTGGGATGTACTGCAGCCGCGTCGTCACCCGCTGGTCCCAGGTAGCCGGATCGGGCAGCTTGGTCCCGGCGATCTGTGCAGCCCGGACAGCAGCCCCCGGATCGCGACGCAGCCCCGTGATGCCCTTCACCGCTTCGCTCAACGCGCCACCCGACTCACCGGCGAAGCGGATGTGCCGGTCGTACGACGCGTCGCGCAGCGGCACCCGGAACCGCACACCGAGCCCGGCGATGTAGTCGTGCTGACCATCGCGGTCGTACACGAACGTGTGCATCATCCGGACGTTCTCAGCGCCCGCGTAGAAGTACAGCCGGACCGTGAACGGCAGCCACGCCTTTCCCTTGGTGTTGGTGGTCGTGTGCTTGCCGGTGATCCGTACGACGGCGCGAACCGGACCGGACTGCTCGACGACCACGCTCTCGACGGAGCTCTCGAACCGCTCCCGGCTGACGCTGCCCTGCTCGTCCTCGGCGATCTTGTCCTGCTTGAGGTTGACCAGGGTGCCCTTGCGCGCGATCTCGACCCCGTCCCGCCAGAGCTGGCTGATCAGCTCCGAGCCGCTCTTGCGGATGCGAGCCTTGATCACCCCTGTGTCGACGTCGAGGTAGCTCTTCTCGTCCTTCACCGTCACAGCCGTGGCGGGTACGGCCGCAGTACCGGGCGCCAGTGTGTAGGAGTGAGCAGGGTTCGACGCGGCAATGGCGTGTGCGCTCCACTTCAGCGTGCCGTCCGGCCAGTACGCCGTCGGCCAGCTCTGCACCGGTACTGCGCTGCCGTCCGCCGCGGTGAGCGAGAACGTCTGCTCCGCACGTACCGCTCCCTTAGGCCAAGGCGTGCCCCACGTCGTCACGGCCGCGCTCGCCGGCCGGCCTTCGAGCCACGTCAGGTTCACCGCCGGTACTGCGGCCGGCCGCGCGGCCGCGGTGGGCAGGTCGATCAGGGAGGCCACCGGGGCGGCAGCCAAGGTGGCTAGGATTTGTCGACGGGTGATCTCCATGCTGTGGCACCTCTGTCAGGTCGATGGTCGGGGCGGTGTTCTCGAACGAGGGCAAGGTTCTGGATGGCGGCCAGGCCGTACTGGGCCGCGTCGTTGGTGCTCACGAAGGGCGCCTCGTCGACGGGCATCAAGGCACCGTCGATCGCGGTCGTTCGCCAGGCCGGTTCGCGTTGCAGGGCGTTGCGGTTGAGCTGGTCGCCTTCGTCGAGGAAGAACTTGCGCCAGGCCAGCTCCGCGAGCCCCACGTCGCCGGTGCGCGCGGCGGCGTACGCGGCGAGGCGGCTGTGCGCCTGGACCAGCGAGATCCCGGTCAACGCGTGGCCCAACTCTGCGACCTGCTGCTCGGCAGGAGCGAGGTACAGCCGGCAGTAGTCGAGCCATGCCTTCTCGAACCCTGGTACGTCGAGGTCGAGGTCGATCAGCTCGGAACAGATCTCGGGTAACCCGAAGACGGCAGACAGGTGCGACACCGAGACCGCCTTGCGGCCGGTGCCGAAGCGGCCGGTCGACAGGTCCAGCAGCGCTTGTCCGGTGAGGAATCCGTACGGCAGTGCGGCGATGTCGGCCATGGTTCCCATCAAGCGGGCCCGCGCCCGCTCGTCGCCGTACCGCTCCCACCGGGTCAGCCACGCCGCGGCCAGTGCTCCCCAGTCCACTCCCAGCCCGACCGACAGGGCCTGCGGGTCGGGAGTGTAGACATCGGTCCGCACCTTGCGCAGCGGATCGACCGCCAGGAAGGTGTTCTCGGCGTCGGCGAGCTCGTCGAGGAGGTCGCCGGTGCGCTCGTCGGCGGTCAGGTAGTAGTAGAAGCGCCGGTAGATCGCGCTGGAGATCCGGAGCTGCTTGCAGCTGCAACCCCAGTGCTGCACGTTGTGACGGGAGCCGAGCCCTTTCCAGCGGCCCAAGTGGTGTACGTCGACCTCGCCGGTGTGCCGCGTCATCGCCTCGGCGAAGCGGAATACGTCGGCGCGACCAGTGCGCAGGTACTGGTACCAGAGCCACAGATCCGGCGAGAGCTCCGAGTTGTCCCAGGCGTACCCGCCCACGTCGTACCGCCAGGTGTGCCGGTCGGCGTCGTAGGTGTGCATGACGTCGCCGTAGTCCCAGAAGCCGTACCAGCGACGCTGCTCGCGTTGACTCACGTAGTACTGGAAGAGGAAGTTCAGCCGGCCTTCGATGTCCTGGTGGTCCGAATCCGGGAGATCCCAACTGCCGAAGACACCGGCCTCGAGCAGGCGAGCGGGTGAGGCGGTCAGGAGACCGGGGGAGTTGAGGAGTTCCCCGTGCTCGGCCAGGTCGGCGGCAGTGGGGGTGGTGTCGTGGGCGCGCAGCGTGAGTTCGTGGGTGCGGGCGATGCCGTGGGCGTTGCCGAAACCCGGTTCGTAGTCCTCGTAGGTGATCTCCAGGCCTTCGAGTTGCTCGGCGAAGCTGTCCTGGTCCATCCCGTCATGCCAGTAGCGCAGGTCCATCGCCGGTGCGCTCGGCGACCACATCCAGACGGTCGCGGTGGCCGCGTCGGTCGCGGCGCCGCGGATGTCGAGGCGGGTCGGGTGCAGCTTCCAGAAGTCCCGCAGGCCGAAGCCGAGACCGCCGCTGACACCACCGACGTACCCGTACCCCGGTGACCTCGTCCCGG
The Kribbella voronezhensis DNA segment above includes these coding regions:
- a CDS encoding rhamnogalacturonan acetylesterase; its protein translation is MTPRIVAGALALCAGLTFTQPAAAGGLGPAPHPDPALLSHCSGVQPITCTFDVPPGHYDVTVMLGDRHEAARTEVYAEARRLMVASTETGAGELVRRTFTVNVRSPEGQQNGFGGPGTPGLTLTFSGSAPKVSGIGLASAASATPRLFVAGDSTVTDQETPPYTGWGQRLPKWFRHGLSVVNHSGSGESSVSFLAEPAMWAGLQPQLRPGDVVLVQFGHNDKQTTAEQFRANLTEIVRGVRASGASPVLVTPIVRRWFTGSTLNSTGLIVNGLGVDLPAEMRSVAATEAVPLIDLTARSRAVVEGLGPEQAKALYLTREKRDDTHTPEYGATVYADLVAVGLRELGLVGDRYWAD
- the pdxS gene encoding pyridoxal 5'-phosphate synthase lyase subunit PdxS; its protein translation is MSSDQEDVVTETQNSPQTGTAKVKRGMAEMLKGGVIMDVVTAEQAKIAEDAGAVAVMALERVPADIRAQGGVSRMSDPDMIDSIISAVSIPVMAKARIGHFVEAQVLQSLGVDYIDESEVLTPADYANHIDKWNFTVPFVCGATNLGEALRRITEGAAMIRSKGEAGTGDVSNATTHMRQIRQELRKLQNLPEDELYVAAKELQAPYELVKEVAQAGKLPVVLFTAGGIATPADAAMMMQLGAEGVFVGSGIFKSGNPAQRAEAIVKATTFYDDPDVLAKVSRGLGEAMVGINVDEIPQPHRLAERGW
- a CDS encoding exo-rhamnogalacturonan lyase family protein: MEITRRQILATLAAAPVASLIDLPTAAARPAAVPAVNLTWLEGRPASAAVTTWGTPWPKGAVRAEQTFSLTAADGSAVPVQSWPTAYWPDGTLKWSAHAIAASNPAHSYTLAPGTAAVPATAVTVKDEKSYLDVDTGVIKARIRKSGSELISQLWRDGVEIARKGTLVNLKQDKIAEDEQGSVSRERFESSVESVVVEQSGPVRAVVRITGKHTTTNTKGKAWLPFTVRLYFYAGAENVRMMHTFVYDRDGQHDYIAGLGVRFRVPLRDASYDRHIRFAGESGGALSEAVKGITGLRRDPGAAVRAAQIAGTKLPDPATWDQRVTTRLQYIPEWGDYTLSQLSADGFTVKKRTKKGYGWIAVDQGKRAPGLGYVGGVSGGLAFGLRDFWQRHPTQLDIRDAHTAEAEVTVWLWSPDAGAMDTRFYHDDMGEDTYPEQLEGLNITYEDYEPGFGTPYGIARTSELTFWALAATPTAERLSSMADQVRTPPQLVNPVDQLVSTKVFGGLVTPVDRSHPAKKAIEDHLDFLFDYYRGQVEQRHWYGFWDYGDIMHTFDEDRLVWRYDVGGYAWDNSELSPDLWLWYSFLRSGRADIFRFAEAMTRHTGEVDVYHLGQWAGLGTRHGVQHWADSAKQQRISTAIYRRFYYYLTADERTGDLLSELVDSDRTFLVLDPLRKIRTEPYTPDPHALSIGLGTDWSGLAAAWLTEWERHGPKAELAKTKLLATMETIGAMPNGLVTGSGLYDLDTGRFAPVTEKTVNVSHLSAMFGQVEICAELLDLVELPAFEKAWLQYCRLYNATREEQTAECGAYFPNLILRQGHARLTAYAAARLNRDDLAARAWKEFYTGDGYAPTLPWSAQPVTKTLNPTQAATWVSTNTTALYGLAAIQTLALVGDQIVNP
- a CDS encoding exo-rhamnogalacturonan lyase family protein, translated to MTTLHWLETPCRQGVTCGVPWPRGTVVADSTFALADGTALQSWVTATWPDGSVKWSAHAIGPAAHPAGSYDLVPNQRPSAPDDPVEVNTTDDEIRVSTGEITWVLRKPQLIASIRYGEREVSRNVRLVSLRQDAPDEDGSRDRQETTATTHRIVVEQDGPVRAVVRLEGRHGDWLPYTVRLYFYAGATDVRIVHSFVWDGDPDRDFLAGLGLSADVPLSDEPHDRHVRLAGPAGFLTEAVRGLTGLRRDPGESVRRAQVAGRPVGEIGNREVSERLHLIPQWNDYTLDQSSADGFTLRKRTGPGQAWVTIPAGTRSPGYGYVGGVSGGLGFGLRDFWKLHPTRLDIRGAATDAATATVWMWSPSAPAMDLRYWHDGMDQDSFAEQLEGLEITYEDYEPGFGNAHGIARTHELTLRAHDTTPTAADLAEHGELLNSPGLLTASPARLLEAGVFGSWDLPDSDHQDIEGRLNFLFQYYVSQREQRRWYGFWDYGDVMHTYDADRHTWRYDVGGYAWDNSELSPDLWLWYQYLRTGRADVFRFAEAMTRHTGEVDVHHLGRWKGLGSRHNVQHWGCSCKQLRISSAIYRRFYYYLTADERTGDLLDELADAENTFLAVDPLRKVRTDVYTPDPQALSVGLGVDWGALAAAWLTRWERYGDERARARLMGTMADIAALPYGFLTGQALLDLSTGRFGTGRKAVSVSHLSAVFGLPEICSELIDLDLDVPGFEKAWLDYCRLYLAPAEQQVAELGHALTGISLVQAHSRLAAYAAARTGDVGLAELAWRKFFLDEGDQLNRNALQREPAWRTTAIDGALMPVDEAPFVSTNDAAQYGLAAIQNLALVREHRPDHRPDRGATAWRSPVDKS
- the pdxT gene encoding pyridoxal 5'-phosphate synthase glutaminase subunit PdxT is translated as MTVIGVFALQGNVREHLAMLAQVGVEARPVRRPSELAEVDGLVLPGGESTTMDKLARSFELFEPLQKRIADGMPTFGTCAGMIMLANEITGGIEGQETLGGLDVTVRRNAFGRQVDSFEADLKFAAFDSPYHAVFIRAPWVERVGRDVEVLSTVRSGPAEGRIVAVRHDRLLATSFHPEMTGDARLHGYFADLVRDL
- a CDS encoding DUF6891 domain-containing protein, producing the protein MTGGAAAGLDERTGRELRGLARVLVRSGYADRAAVTAALTEAVTEDAPSADPATLVPELIDEALQAVREDAKGWPGETDVDRLDVVLGELEALGVVVVRYCADHHEARKALEAAADPKGLVFFTDTDVWHAVDFGMLELKVWHPDTANVAPGEPLLDDVLALLHERDLPAVFDEGRIEVSLDWHRRVRL
- a CDS encoding YebC/PmpR family DNA-binding transcriptional regulator; protein product: MSGHSKWATTKHKKAVIDSRRAKLFAKLIKNIEVAARTGGGDLAGNPTLYDAVQKAKKSSVPNDNIDRAVKRGSGAEAGGADWQSITYEGYGPNGVAMLIECLTDNRNRAAADVRTAMTRNGGSLADPNSVAYLFNRKGVIVLAKEQDGKKFTEDDVMEAVLEAGADEVNDLGESFEVISEASDLVKVRTALQEAGIDYESADASFVPSMTVELDAEGAGKIFRLIDALEDSDDVQNVYANFDISDEVMEQVG